In Brevibacillus brevis, a genomic segment contains:
- the purF gene encoding amidophosphoribosyltransferase encodes MFDRIIWDELNEECGVFGIYNHKEAPQLTYLGLHALQHRGQESAGICASDGEKWYKHRGMGLVAEAFGKGDLEKFKGHIAIGHTRYTTAGSSKIENAQPLFFRYAQGSMAVAHNGNLVNAAVLRKELEAKGSIFQTTSDTEVIAHLIARSERTDLPGAVKDALQHIKGAYALCVMNEHQLVIALDPNGLRPLSLGRLGDAVCVASETCAFDIIGAEYWRDVQPGELIVVDENGIMESTHAEKTQRSMCIFEYIYFARPDSDIDGINVHMARKRLGKQLAAEAPMDADVIIGVPDSSISAAIGFAEATGIPYEIGLIKNRYVGRTFIQPSQELRERAVYMKLSAVRKVVEGKRVVMIDDSIVRGTTSNRIVRMLREAGAKEVHVRISSPPVMNPCFYGIDTSTRDELIAATKSVEEIRQAIGADSLSFLSVEGMLQAIGREDSAPNNGHCLACFTGQYPTEIDFEEALPALKC; translated from the coding sequence ATGTTTGATCGGATAATCTGGGACGAACTGAATGAAGAATGCGGCGTCTTTGGCATCTACAACCACAAGGAAGCTCCCCAGCTGACATACTTGGGACTGCACGCTTTGCAGCATCGCGGTCAGGAGAGCGCAGGAATCTGCGCCTCCGACGGCGAGAAGTGGTATAAGCACCGCGGAATGGGCCTGGTGGCGGAGGCGTTTGGCAAAGGCGACCTGGAGAAGTTCAAAGGGCACATCGCCATCGGCCACACCCGTTACACGACAGCCGGCTCCAGCAAAATCGAGAATGCGCAGCCGCTCTTTTTCCGCTATGCGCAAGGCAGCATGGCTGTCGCCCACAACGGAAATCTCGTAAACGCCGCTGTGCTGAGAAAAGAGCTGGAAGCCAAAGGCTCCATTTTTCAAACGACCAGCGACACCGAGGTCATTGCCCACCTGATTGCCCGTTCCGAGCGTACCGATCTGCCGGGAGCGGTGAAAGATGCACTCCAGCACATCAAGGGCGCGTATGCGCTCTGCGTCATGAACGAGCATCAACTGGTGATCGCACTCGACCCGAATGGCCTGCGTCCTTTGTCGCTCGGCCGTCTGGGCGATGCCGTCTGCGTCGCTTCCGAGACGTGCGCCTTTGACATCATCGGCGCGGAATACTGGCGGGATGTGCAGCCGGGCGAGTTGATCGTAGTCGACGAGAACGGCATCATGGAGTCTACTCATGCAGAGAAGACGCAGCGCTCGATGTGCATCTTCGAATACATTTACTTCGCACGTCCGGACAGCGACATTGACGGAATCAACGTGCACATGGCACGCAAACGGCTGGGCAAGCAGCTCGCCGCCGAAGCCCCTATGGATGCGGACGTCATCATCGGCGTGCCTGATTCCAGCATTTCGGCCGCGATCGGGTTTGCGGAAGCGACCGGCATCCCGTACGAGATCGGCTTGATCAAGAACCGCTACGTCGGGCGCACGTTTATCCAGCCGAGCCAGGAGCTGCGCGAGCGCGCGGTCTACATGAAGCTCTCTGCCGTCCGCAAAGTGGTGGAAGGCAAGCGCGTCGTGATGATCGACGACTCCATCGTGCGCGGGACGACCAGCAATCGCATCGTCCGCATGCTGCGCGAAGCAGGTGCCAAGGAAGTGCATGTGCGCATCAGTTCTCCGCCCGTCATGAATCCGTGCTTTTACGGCATCGATACCTCGACGCGCGACGAGCTGATCGCCGCCACCAAGTCCGTAGAGGAAATTCGCCAGGCGATCGGTGCGGATTCGCTCTCCTTCCTGTCTGTGGAAGGGATGCTCCAGGCGATCGGCCGGGAAGATTCGGCTCCAAACAACGGTCATTGCCTCGCTTGTTTCACCGGGCAATACCCGACCGAGATCGACTTTGAAGAAGCGCTGCCGGCGCTCAAGTGCTAA
- a CDS encoding DUF2892 domain-containing protein: MRKNVGTTDALIRITGGLLGLAYGIGKMSRRPYNAPWLLMAFSAMKVAEGITRHCPMYRAMGINTRSEKGMQDMWSQAKDKGVQMVMKQVTRTLNARKDESTPASQQQHTAASAAHDAARTKDRKLSPEDERLEKAAREFVSYRSEDMDEHRTDSTHEKNQSDQYSHDEHRYPTYS, from the coding sequence ATGCGCAAGAACGTCGGCACGACAGATGCCCTCATCCGCATTACAGGGGGACTGTTGGGACTGGCTTACGGAATAGGCAAAATGAGTCGACGCCCGTACAATGCTCCGTGGTTGTTGATGGCTTTTTCCGCCATGAAGGTGGCGGAGGGCATCACCAGGCACTGTCCGATGTACAGGGCGATGGGAATCAACACGCGTTCCGAAAAAGGCATGCAAGACATGTGGAGCCAAGCGAAGGACAAGGGTGTTCAAATGGTCATGAAGCAAGTGACGCGCACGCTGAACGCCAGAAAAGACGAAAGCACGCCTGCAAGTCAACAACAGCATACTGCCGCTTCCGCTGCACATGATGCAGCCCGTACCAAGGATCGGAAGCTTTCTCCCGAAGACGAACGTCTCGAGAAAGCAGCGAGAGAATTCGTCTCGTATCGTTCCGAGGACATGGATGAGCACCGAACCGATTCCACGCATGAAAAAAACCAGTCTGACCAATACAGTCACGACGAGCATCGTTACCCAACCTATTCTTAG
- the purL gene encoding phosphoribosylformylglycinamidine synthase subunit PurL produces the protein MSQLTHKEPTAEQIADQKLYREIGLTDEEYGRVVEIIGRKPNWTETGLYSVMWSEHCSYKNSKPVLRRFPTKGPRVLQGPGEGAGIVDIGDNQAVVFKIESHNHPSAIEPYQGAATGVGGIIRDVFSMGARPIALLNSLRFGELTSPRVKYLFEHVVSGIAGYGNCIGIPTVGGEVNFDPTYEGNPLVNAMCVGLIDHEKIQKGVASGIGNPVIYVGSSTGRDGIHGATFASEELTEESEKKRPAVQVGDPFMEKLLLEACLELIDTGIVVGIQDMGAAGLTSSSSEMASKAGNGIEMNLDLVPQREAGMSAYEMMLSESQERMLVVVEKGKEAEAIAIFDKWGLASAVVGKVTDDNMLRLLHKGEVVAEVPVNSLADEAPVYHRPSAVPAYYEAGASVDVLAAIPQPADLNETLKSILAQPTVANKSWVYEQYDHIVRANTAVKPGSDAAVVMVRGTRKALAMSTDCNGRYVYLDPKVGGAIAVAESARNVVCSGAEPLAITDCLNFGSPEKPEVFWQFEKACEGMSEACVALDSPVIGGNVSFYNERSGDAIYPTPTVGMVGLITDVDHITTQNFKHEGDAIILLGETFAELGGSEYQKLVTGSISGRPPQIDLAKEAAVQKLTLEAIRSGLVKSAHDLSEGGLGVALAESCFGEGFGAQVTLESALRPDVLLFSESQSRILLSTSADKAEALLALAAKHGVPAAKIGTTGGDRLVVNVNGKEEINASIQEVKAAWKDAIPCLIG, from the coding sequence GTGTCACAACTCACGCATAAAGAACCGACAGCCGAGCAAATTGCCGATCAGAAGCTCTACCGCGAGATCGGCCTGACGGATGAAGAATACGGCCGTGTCGTAGAGATCATCGGCCGCAAACCGAACTGGACAGAAACTGGTCTTTACAGCGTCATGTGGTCGGAGCACTGCTCGTACAAAAACTCCAAGCCAGTGCTGCGCCGCTTCCCGACAAAGGGTCCGCGCGTCCTGCAAGGTCCAGGGGAAGGTGCCGGGATTGTGGACATCGGCGACAACCAGGCCGTCGTCTTCAAGATCGAGAGCCACAATCACCCGTCTGCGATCGAGCCGTACCAAGGGGCAGCGACAGGCGTGGGCGGCATCATCCGCGACGTGTTTTCCATGGGCGCTCGTCCGATTGCCCTCCTCAATTCGCTTCGTTTCGGGGAGCTTACGTCTCCTCGCGTGAAATATTTGTTTGAACACGTCGTATCAGGGATCGCGGGCTACGGGAACTGCATCGGCATTCCGACCGTAGGCGGCGAAGTGAACTTCGACCCGACCTACGAGGGCAACCCGCTGGTAAACGCGATGTGCGTCGGTCTGATCGACCATGAGAAAATCCAGAAGGGTGTCGCTTCCGGGATCGGCAACCCTGTGATCTACGTAGGCTCCAGCACAGGCCGCGACGGGATTCACGGCGCGACCTTCGCATCCGAAGAGCTTACCGAAGAATCAGAGAAAAAGCGTCCGGCAGTACAAGTGGGCGACCCGTTCATGGAAAAGCTGCTGCTGGAAGCTTGCCTGGAGTTGATCGACACTGGCATCGTCGTCGGGATCCAGGACATGGGGGCGGCTGGCCTTACCAGCTCCAGCTCCGAAATGGCTTCCAAAGCGGGCAACGGAATCGAGATGAACCTCGATCTGGTACCGCAGCGCGAAGCAGGCATGTCTGCTTACGAAATGATGCTGTCCGAATCGCAAGAGCGCATGCTGGTCGTCGTAGAAAAGGGCAAGGAAGCGGAAGCGATCGCGATCTTTGACAAGTGGGGCTTGGCTTCCGCTGTCGTGGGCAAAGTAACGGATGACAACATGCTCCGCCTCTTGCACAAGGGCGAAGTCGTGGCGGAAGTGCCGGTGAACAGCCTGGCGGACGAAGCGCCTGTGTACCATCGTCCCTCCGCAGTTCCGGCTTACTACGAGGCGGGCGCAAGCGTAGACGTGCTGGCCGCGATCCCTCAGCCAGCCGACCTGAACGAAACGCTGAAAAGCATTCTGGCGCAGCCAACCGTGGCCAACAAATCGTGGGTGTATGAGCAGTACGACCATATCGTTCGTGCAAATACCGCGGTGAAGCCTGGTTCCGATGCGGCTGTCGTCATGGTCCGCGGCACCCGCAAGGCGCTGGCGATGAGCACAGACTGCAACGGCCGCTACGTGTATCTCGATCCGAAAGTGGGCGGCGCGATTGCGGTAGCGGAATCCGCGCGCAATGTCGTCTGCTCCGGTGCAGAACCGCTGGCCATCACCGACTGCCTCAACTTCGGCAGCCCGGAAAAGCCTGAGGTGTTCTGGCAGTTTGAAAAGGCGTGCGAGGGCATGAGCGAAGCGTGTGTAGCCCTGGATTCGCCGGTAATCGGCGGCAACGTCTCTTTCTACAACGAACGCAGCGGCGATGCCATCTACCCGACCCCAACCGTCGGAATGGTGGGACTGATCACCGATGTCGACCATATTACCACGCAAAACTTCAAGCACGAAGGCGACGCGATCATCCTCCTGGGTGAGACTTTTGCAGAGCTGGGCGGCTCGGAATATCAAAAACTGGTGACAGGCTCCATCTCCGGTCGTCCGCCGCAAATCGACCTGGCCAAGGAAGCGGCGGTTCAAAAACTGACGCTGGAAGCGATCCGCAGCGGTCTCGTCAAGTCCGCGCACGACCTGTCCGAGGGCGGACTGGGTGTCGCCCTGGCGGAATCCTGCTTTGGCGAAGGCTTCGGTGCGCAAGTGACGCTGGAATCGGCACTTCGTCCGGATGTTCTTTTGTTCAGCGAATCGCAATCCCGCATTCTGCTCAGCACGTCCGCAGACAAAGCGGAAGCGCTGCTGGCGCTGGCAGCGAAGCACGGAGTGCCTGCTGCGAAAATCGGTACGACCGGCGGGGATCGCCTGGTCGTCAACGTAAACGGTAAGGAAGAAATCAACGCTTCGATTCAAGAGGTGAAAGCAGCCTGGAAGGATGCGATTCCATGTTTGATCGGATAA
- the purN gene encoding phosphoribosylglycinamide formyltransferase: MVKKVAIFASGSGSNFEAIVQAVQSGRLNGVEVELLVCDKPGAKVLERAHRLGIEAFVFEPKSYPDKAAFEAEIVAQLQQREISLVVLAGYMRLVGDTLLSAYEGRIINLHPSLLPAFTGKDAIGQALAYGVKITGVTVHVVDAGLDTGPIIAQIPVAVQDNDTAETLAARIHEVEHGLLVDVIQWIAEGRVKLEGRHVQLL; this comes from the coding sequence ATGGTGAAAAAGGTAGCCATTTTCGCCTCCGGCAGCGGCTCCAACTTCGAAGCGATCGTCCAGGCCGTGCAAAGCGGACGGCTGAACGGCGTCGAAGTCGAGCTGCTCGTCTGCGACAAGCCGGGAGCCAAGGTGCTGGAACGGGCACATCGTCTGGGCATCGAAGCGTTCGTGTTCGAACCGAAGTCGTACCCGGACAAAGCCGCTTTCGAAGCGGAAATCGTCGCCCAGCTCCAGCAGCGGGAAATCTCTCTGGTGGTCCTCGCGGGATACATGCGCCTCGTCGGGGACACGCTCTTGTCCGCCTATGAAGGCCGCATCATCAATCTCCACCCGTCCCTCCTGCCGGCGTTTACCGGCAAGGACGCGATCGGCCAGGCACTGGCTTACGGGGTAAAGATAACGGGGGTAACGGTACACGTGGTCGACGCCGGTCTCGATACCGGACCGATCATCGCACAAATTCCCGTAGCCGTGCAGGACAATGACACTGCCGAAACTCTGGCTGCCCGCATCCACGAAGTCGAGCACGGCCTTTTGGTAGACGTCATCCAATGGATCGCAGAAGGAAGAGTCAAACTGGAAGGCCGCCACGTCCAGTTGCTATAA
- the purD gene encoding phosphoribosylamine--glycine ligase, with amino-acid sequence MKILVIGGGGREHAIIWKLLQSKGVTKVYCAPGNGGTAQIAQNVPIGVHDFAALAQFVKDEGIDLTVVGPEDPLLGGIVDFFQERNLPIFGPSGRAAMIEGSKSFAKKLMMRYSIPTSAYESFIDYESAVAYVREKGAPIVVKADGLAAGKGVVVAETLEEAEEALRQIMEENVFGEAGARVVVEECMRGEELSLLAFVDGATVKPMVTSQDHKRIFNDDKGPNTGGMGTYAPVPHMSDELVEQIVETIVKPMAEGMAKDGIPFKGILYTGLMITEQGPKVVEFNARFGDPETQVILPLLETDLLDIVVATVKGELDAVDVKWKDGSAVCVIMAAPGYPGDYPKGELISGLESAGENVTVFHAGTKSTEDGIVTSGGRVLGVTATGENLAKAREAAYETVQKISFEGAQYRTDIAAKAMRHQK; translated from the coding sequence ATGAAAATTTTGGTAATCGGCGGTGGCGGACGGGAGCACGCCATCATCTGGAAATTGCTGCAAAGCAAAGGTGTCACGAAGGTATACTGCGCTCCGGGGAACGGCGGAACGGCCCAGATCGCGCAAAATGTACCCATTGGCGTACATGACTTCGCCGCGCTGGCGCAATTCGTAAAAGACGAAGGGATCGACTTGACCGTCGTAGGCCCTGAGGATCCGCTTCTGGGCGGCATCGTGGACTTTTTCCAGGAGCGCAACCTGCCGATCTTCGGTCCGAGCGGCCGGGCTGCGATGATCGAGGGGAGCAAATCGTTTGCGAAAAAGCTGATGATGCGCTACAGCATTCCGACCTCTGCCTACGAGTCGTTCATCGATTACGAGTCGGCGGTCGCCTACGTTCGTGAAAAGGGTGCGCCGATCGTCGTCAAGGCGGATGGACTCGCTGCTGGCAAAGGAGTCGTCGTGGCGGAAACGTTGGAAGAGGCGGAAGAGGCGCTCCGCCAAATCATGGAGGAAAATGTGTTCGGCGAAGCAGGCGCGCGCGTGGTGGTAGAAGAGTGCATGCGCGGGGAAGAGCTGTCTCTCCTGGCTTTCGTCGACGGGGCGACGGTCAAGCCGATGGTCACCTCGCAGGATCACAAGCGCATTTTCAACGATGACAAAGGGCCGAACACAGGCGGCATGGGGACGTACGCGCCTGTGCCCCACATGTCCGACGAGCTGGTAGAGCAAATCGTCGAGACCATCGTCAAACCGATGGCGGAAGGGATGGCGAAGGACGGCATTCCGTTCAAAGGCATTCTGTACACCGGTTTGATGATCACCGAGCAAGGCCCGAAAGTCGTCGAGTTCAACGCGCGCTTCGGCGATCCGGAGACGCAGGTCATCCTGCCCCTGCTGGAGACTGACCTGCTCGACATCGTAGTGGCGACCGTAAAGGGTGAACTGGATGCGGTCGACGTGAAGTGGAAAGACGGCAGCGCCGTGTGCGTCATCATGGCGGCACCCGGATACCCGGGCGACTATCCGAAAGGCGAGCTGATTTCGGGATTGGAGAGTGCCGGTGAAAACGTCACGGTCTTCCATGCAGGTACCAAGTCAACCGAGGACGGGATCGTCACAAGCGGCGGCCGCGTGCTTGGCGTCACGGCGACGGGAGAAAACCTCGCCAAAGCGCGTGAAGCTGCGTATGAAACCGTGCAGAAGATTTCCTTCGAAGGGGCACAGTATCGGACAGACATCGCAGCAAAAGCGATGCGCCATCAAAAATAG
- a CDS encoding EYxxD motif small membrane protein: MITGPPFYEWLSHNFFVIAAVIGVIAAMGYFVYNSSRKRGRYRQ, from the coding sequence ATGATCACCGGCCCTCCCTTTTACGAATGGCTCTCGCACAACTTTTTTGTCATTGCAGCAGTGATCGGCGTCATCGCCGCCATGGGTTATTTTGTTTACAACTCTTCGCGAAAAAGAGGAAGGTACCGCCAGTAA
- a CDS encoding MarR family transcriptional regulator produces MTEHWQDESIGFLIGKTYRKIVMHVTTHLREFDLTPEQFSVLFSLSKQEGINQKELAVRTAKDQPTITRLLDALSKKGLIEKRASETDRRAFLLMLSPKGRELIGIASVAEAKAMGEVLEGIAPDRLDLLRQTLLDIAANVNRHTKE; encoded by the coding sequence TTGACGGAACATTGGCAGGATGAATCCATCGGCTTTCTGATCGGCAAAACGTATCGAAAAATCGTCATGCACGTCACCACGCACTTGCGGGAATTCGACCTGACTCCTGAGCAGTTCTCTGTCTTGTTCAGCCTGAGCAAGCAAGAGGGCATCAATCAAAAGGAGCTGGCCGTCCGCACCGCCAAGGACCAGCCAACCATCACCAGGCTCCTCGACGCCTTGTCCAAAAAAGGGTTGATCGAAAAGAGAGCGAGCGAAACGGATCGCCGCGCTTTTTTGCTCATGCTTTCACCGAAAGGCAGGGAATTGATCGGCATTGCTTCTGTGGCGGAAGCGAAGGCGATGGGGGAAGTGCTCGAAGGAATCGCCCCGGATCGGCTTGACCTGCTCAGACAGACCTTGCTGGACATCGCAGCAAACGTGAACAGACATACAAAAGAATAA
- the purM gene encoding phosphoribosylformylglycinamidine cyclo-ligase translates to MSEAYKQAGVDIDAGNEAVERMKKHVKRTFRPEVLTDLGGFGALFRMDTKKYEKPVLVSGTDGVGTKLKLAFAMDKHDTIGIDAVAMCVNDVVVQGAEPLFFLDYLAVDKVIPEKIEAIVKGIADGCTQAGCSLIGGETAEMPGMYSEGEYDIAGFTVGVVDESKMITGQTVAPGDVLIGLASSGVHSNGFSLVRKVLLADKGMSLHDHVDVLGKKLGEELLTPTRIYVKQVLSVLETHEVKALAHITGGGFTENIPRVLPEGTQAVIDVGAWPVLPIFELVQDAGSISYPDMYKTFNMGIGMILVVKPEDAGSVTEKLQELGEQPYRIGEIRAGERKVVYNGVEW, encoded by the coding sequence ATGAGTGAAGCATACAAACAAGCAGGCGTCGACATCGATGCGGGGAACGAAGCAGTCGAACGCATGAAAAAGCATGTCAAGCGGACCTTCCGTCCCGAAGTGCTGACCGATTTGGGCGGCTTCGGAGCGCTGTTCCGCATGGATACCAAGAAGTATGAGAAGCCGGTGCTCGTCTCCGGTACGGATGGCGTCGGCACCAAGCTGAAGCTGGCGTTTGCCATGGACAAACACGACACCATCGGGATCGATGCGGTCGCGATGTGCGTCAACGACGTGGTCGTGCAAGGGGCGGAACCGCTCTTTTTCCTCGACTACCTGGCTGTCGACAAGGTCATTCCCGAGAAGATCGAAGCGATTGTCAAAGGAATTGCGGATGGCTGCACGCAGGCAGGCTGCTCCCTGATCGGCGGAGAAACGGCAGAGATGCCCGGCATGTATTCGGAAGGCGAGTACGACATCGCCGGCTTTACCGTAGGCGTCGTCGATGAGAGCAAAATGATCACCGGCCAAACCGTCGCGCCGGGTGACGTCCTCATCGGTCTGGCGTCCAGCGGCGTGCACAGCAACGGGTTTTCGCTCGTGCGCAAGGTGCTCCTCGCCGACAAAGGCATGTCGCTCCACGACCATGTAGACGTACTGGGCAAAAAGCTGGGCGAGGAACTCCTGACGCCGACGCGCATTTACGTCAAACAGGTGCTTTCTGTGCTGGAAACGCATGAGGTAAAGGCGCTGGCCCACATCACGGGCGGCGGCTTCACGGAAAACATCCCGCGCGTCCTCCCGGAAGGCACCCAAGCGGTGATCGACGTCGGCGCCTGGCCAGTCCTGCCGATTTTCGAGCTCGTGCAAGACGCCGGCAGCATCTCCTATCCGGACATGTACAAGACCTTCAATATGGGCATCGGCATGATTCTGGTCGTCAAGCCGGAGGATGCGGGATCCGTCACGGAAAAACTCCAGGAGCTGGGTGAGCAGCCGTATCGCATCGGCGAAATTCGGGCAGGGGAGCGAAAAGTCGTATACAACGGGGTGGAATGGTGA
- a CDS encoding MFS transporter: MGESREKLWTKDFVLITVSNLLLFMIVQMQLPTFPTYVKETYLANDFVAGLTASFFALGAVVARIFTGELLKSKNSKTILLIGLGVVGLTTAGYYWTGSVMLLLIMRALFGAGFGISSTTLPTIVTNAIPGKRIGEGMGYYGLSNSLAQALGPMIGLTVLTTLGFGSMLTVGVVCIVLILPLTSIIRAYKEPTPDAHAHEKGLKRFYDKKILLPAFLNFCMSITYGGLVSFLALYGKETNMENISWFFLCNAVAIVLVRPIAGKLFDKKGHIAVLPPGAIFIGLGLLGLSMVDGNTLLIVSAMLYGLGYGCIQPSIQAWMVKEVKPEQRGMANGFFLNSIDFGIAVGSILLGSVAAHTSYAMMYRLSSILMLLFLIIYFVSRAFAVKQRKNAVVNTVVSQNYEA; the protein is encoded by the coding sequence TTGGGAGAATCGAGAGAGAAACTGTGGACGAAGGATTTCGTCCTCATTACTGTGAGCAATTTGCTGCTGTTTATGATCGTCCAAATGCAGTTGCCCACGTTTCCTACTTATGTCAAAGAAACTTACTTAGCTAATGATTTTGTCGCCGGCCTTACTGCCAGCTTTTTTGCATTGGGGGCGGTTGTCGCGAGAATTTTCACCGGCGAGCTGCTGAAAAGCAAAAACAGCAAAACCATCCTCCTCATCGGGCTTGGTGTCGTCGGTCTTACCACCGCGGGTTACTACTGGACCGGCTCGGTCATGCTTCTGCTCATCATGCGTGCCCTGTTCGGAGCCGGGTTCGGGATCAGCAGCACGACGCTTCCGACGATCGTGACAAACGCCATCCCGGGTAAGCGGATCGGGGAAGGGATGGGCTACTACGGACTGTCCAACAGCCTTGCACAGGCCTTGGGACCGATGATCGGCCTGACCGTATTGACGACGCTGGGCTTCGGCTCGATGCTGACCGTCGGGGTCGTCTGCATCGTGCTGATTTTGCCGCTCACCTCCATCATTCGCGCCTACAAGGAGCCCACACCTGACGCCCATGCCCACGAAAAAGGACTCAAACGGTTTTACGACAAGAAGATCTTGCTGCCCGCCTTTTTGAATTTTTGCATGTCAATCACCTACGGCGGACTCGTGAGCTTTCTCGCCCTGTACGGCAAAGAAACGAACATGGAAAACATCAGCTGGTTTTTCCTCTGCAACGCCGTCGCGATCGTCCTCGTCCGTCCCATTGCCGGAAAGCTGTTTGACAAAAAAGGCCATATCGCTGTGCTTCCGCCAGGAGCGATCTTTATCGGACTGGGTCTTCTCGGCTTGTCGATGGTCGACGGCAACACCCTGTTGATCGTCTCGGCCATGCTGTACGGACTGGGCTACGGCTGCATCCAGCCTTCGATCCAAGCCTGGATGGTCAAAGAGGTGAAGCCGGAGCAGCGCGGGATGGCAAACGGTTTCTTCCTGAACTCCATCGACTTCGGCATCGCTGTCGGCTCGATCCTGCTCGGCTCCGTGGCGGCCCATACGAGCTACGCCATGATGTACCGCTTGTCGTCGATCCTCATGCTGCTGTTTTTGATCATCTACTTTGTGTCTCGCGCATTTGCCGTCAAACAACGCAAAAATGCGGTAGTGAACACAGTTGTCAGCCAAAATTACGAAGCATAA
- the purH gene encoding bifunctional phosphoribosylaminoimidazolecarboxamide formyltransferase/IMP cyclohydrolase: MSVKKALISVSDKTGLIPFARRLAAAGVEIISTGGTASLLKDAGVPVIGISEVTGFPEILDGRVKTLHPNIHSGLLAVRDNEAHRKQLEELKIETIDLVVVNLYPFKETIAKPDVTFEEAIENIDIGGPTMLRSAAKNHAFVSVVVDAADYETVAAEIEANGDTTLETRRRLAAKVFRHTAAYDALISRYLSEQVGELLPESFTVTYEKAQDLRYGENPHQRAAFYREPLAGTASIAYAEQLHGKELSYNNINDADAALAIVREFAEPAVVAIKHSNPCGVGIGATIREAYQKAYEADPVSIFGGIVAANRTIDRDTALAMKEIFLEIILAPDFTEEAIAVLTEKKNLRLLRIPTLNEASVKANHFRVAPVAGGALVQDYDVKQLEDAEIKVVTDRVPTAEELEQLKFAWKVVKHVKSNAILLAKDNMTVGVGAGQMNRVGSAKIAIEQAKDLAKGSVMASDAFFPMPDTVEAAAAAGITAIIQPGGSVRDQESIDACNRFGIAMVFTGTRHFKH, translated from the coding sequence GTGAGTGTGAAAAAAGCGTTGATCAGCGTTTCTGACAAGACAGGATTGATTCCGTTTGCTCGTCGTCTGGCAGCTGCCGGGGTAGAGATCATTTCAACGGGAGGGACGGCTTCTCTCTTGAAAGACGCGGGTGTTCCCGTCATCGGCATCTCCGAGGTAACCGGATTTCCGGAAATTTTGGACGGACGCGTCAAAACGCTGCATCCGAATATCCACAGCGGTCTCTTGGCTGTTCGGGACAATGAAGCCCACCGCAAGCAGCTGGAAGAACTGAAGATCGAAACGATTGACCTGGTTGTCGTAAATTTGTATCCTTTCAAGGAAACCATTGCCAAACCGGACGTAACCTTCGAAGAGGCGATTGAAAATATCGATATTGGCGGTCCAACCATGCTCCGTTCGGCTGCGAAGAACCACGCGTTTGTCAGCGTCGTCGTCGATGCGGCAGACTACGAAACCGTAGCAGCGGAAATCGAGGCCAACGGCGATACGACGCTGGAGACGCGCCGACGCCTGGCTGCCAAAGTATTCCGTCACACGGCTGCTTACGACGCGCTGATCTCCCGTTACCTGAGCGAACAGGTAGGCGAGCTTCTGCCGGAGAGCTTCACGGTGACGTACGAAAAGGCGCAGGATTTGCGTTACGGCGAAAACCCGCACCAACGCGCCGCTTTTTACCGCGAGCCGCTTGCAGGCACTGCCAGCATCGCGTACGCGGAGCAGCTGCATGGCAAAGAGCTCTCTTACAATAATATTAACGATGCGGATGCGGCTCTGGCCATCGTCCGGGAATTTGCCGAACCGGCGGTAGTCGCGATCAAGCACTCCAACCCGTGCGGAGTCGGTATCGGAGCTACGATTCGCGAAGCGTACCAAAAAGCTTACGAAGCGGATCCGGTATCCATCTTCGGCGGCATCGTGGCGGCGAACCGCACGATCGACCGCGATACGGCGCTGGCGATGAAGGAAATCTTCCTGGAAATCATCCTTGCCCCTGATTTTACCGAAGAAGCGATTGCCGTTTTGACCGAGAAAAAGAATCTCCGTCTGCTGCGCATTCCGACCTTGAACGAAGCTTCCGTAAAGGCCAACCACTTCCGTGTGGCCCCGGTAGCCGGCGGCGCGCTGGTGCAGGACTACGATGTAAAGCAGCTGGAAGATGCGGAGATCAAGGTGGTCACGGACCGCGTACCGACTGCTGAAGAGCTGGAACAGCTGAAATTCGCCTGGAAAGTAGTCAAGCATGTGAAATCCAATGCGATTCTGCTGGCCAAAGACAACATGACTGTGGGTGTCGGGGCTGGTCAGATGAACCGCGTCGGCTCAGCCAAAATCGCGATCGAACAAGCGAAAGACCTGGCAAAAGGCTCAGTAATGGCTTCAGATGCGTTCTTCCCGATGCCGGACACCGTCGAAGCGGCTGCAGCGGCCGGCATTACGGCGATCATCCAGCCGGGTGGCTCCGTGCGTGACCAGGAGTCCATCGACGCATGCAACCGCTTCGGGATCGCGATGGTCTTCACCGGAACTCGTCACTTCAAACACTAA